In Phreatobacter stygius, a genomic segment contains:
- a CDS encoding alpha/beta hydrolase, with the protein MSDAVLSLPPLDPEIAEFVARMRAASAKYPPRESMSVSRAREVAEIVRKSWTEGGPVMAETAEHQIPTRHGPVRIRIHYPETRRPLPAFVYIHGGGWTLFSVDTHDRLMREYAARAGVAVVGIDYSRAPEARFPQPLEETIDIVRWLNHAGPALGLDVSSLVIGGDSAGGNISVSTALVLRDAGEDLIKGMVLNYGCYDIDFLSESVVRYGGGDYLLTTHMMLWFSWQYLRAPQDAANPLASPLRARLAGLPPAFMAITELDVLYDQNIAMERALKAAGVAVEAHVYKGTVHSFLEAMSIADVSVRAIAETADWLKRLIASRTGRGA; encoded by the coding sequence ATGTCCGATGCCGTCTTGTCCCTGCCGCCGCTCGACCCTGAGATCGCCGAGTTCGTGGCCCGCATGCGAGCCGCCTCGGCCAAGTACCCGCCGCGCGAGTCCATGTCGGTTTCAAGGGCGCGCGAGGTGGCCGAGATCGTGCGCAAGTCCTGGACCGAGGGCGGGCCGGTCATGGCCGAGACGGCGGAGCACCAGATACCGACCCGCCACGGGCCGGTGCGCATCCGCATCCATTATCCGGAAACGAGGCGTCCGCTGCCGGCCTTCGTCTACATCCATGGCGGCGGCTGGACGCTGTTCAGCGTCGACACGCATGACCGGCTGATGCGCGAATATGCGGCGCGGGCCGGGGTCGCGGTGGTCGGCATCGATTATAGCCGGGCGCCCGAAGCCCGCTTTCCGCAGCCGCTGGAAGAGACCATCGACATCGTCCGCTGGCTCAACCATGCGGGCCCGGCCCTCGGTCTCGATGTCTCGTCGTTGGTGATCGGCGGCGACAGCGCCGGCGGCAATATCTCGGTCTCGACCGCACTGGTGCTGCGCGATGCCGGCGAGGACCTGATCAAGGGCATGGTCCTGAACTATGGCTGCTACGACATCGATTTCCTGTCGGAATCGGTCGTGCGTTATGGCGGCGGCGATTATCTCCTGACCACCCACATGATGTTGTGGTTCTCCTGGCAATATCTGCGCGCGCCCCAGGATGCGGCGAATCCGCTGGCGAGCCCTCTGCGCGCGCGGCTCGCCGGCCTGCCGCCGGCTTTCATGGCGATCACCGAACTCGATGTGCTCTATGACCAGAACATCGCCATGGAACGCGCGCTGAAAGCCGCGGGCGTCGCCGTGGAGGCCCATGTCTACAAGGGCACGGTGCATTCCTTCCTCGAGGCGATGTCGATCGCCGATGTCAGCGTCAGGGCGATCGCGGAGACCGCCGACTGGCTGAAGCGCCTGATCGCGTCGCGGACCGGCCGAGGCGCCTGA
- a CDS encoding FAD-binding oxidoreductase — protein sequence MPSRGDDSLIRDSLISDLRALVGERGILTAASDIEPYLSDWRGLYHGQSPCVLRPADTQQLADAMKLLASRQVAVVPQGGNTSMVGGAMPDESGRQVVLSLARMNRIRDIDPVDMTMVAEAGVILKAAQDAAAEAGCLFPLSLGAEGSATIGGVLSTNAGGNTTVRYGNARELMLGLEVVLPDGQVWNGLRRLRKDNTGYALRQLFVGAEGTLGIITAAVLRLVARPRAREVAFCAVPDLAAALGLFRRFRDRDEASLQAFEYMSGTGVGLVLKHIPGTALPLAEAADHYVLVDLASPRPDAGLRTLIEAVLGEALEAGEVLDAAIAESTAQIQALWRLREEHSESQKLAGASVKNDVSVPVSRVPDLIRLATAAAERLMPGIRAVPFGHMGDGNIHMNFVQPEAMAPAAFLARSHDLMDQVNAVVRSLDGSFSAEHGIGRLKPDMLADWRAGAEFELMQRLKAAIDPAGLMNPGKVFEIPRS from the coding sequence ATGCCTTCTCGCGGTGACGACAGCTTGATCCGAGACAGCCTGATCAGCGATCTTCGCGCGCTGGTCGGCGAGCGCGGCATCCTGACCGCGGCCTCGGATATCGAGCCTTACCTGTCCGACTGGCGTGGCCTCTATCATGGCCAGTCGCCCTGCGTGCTGCGGCCGGCCGACACGCAACAGCTCGCCGATGCGATGAAGCTTCTCGCATCCCGGCAGGTTGCGGTCGTGCCGCAAGGCGGCAATACCTCGATGGTCGGCGGCGCCATGCCGGATGAGAGCGGCCGCCAGGTGGTGCTGTCGCTTGCCCGGATGAACCGCATCCGCGACATCGATCCGGTCGACATGACCATGGTCGCCGAGGCCGGTGTCATCCTGAAGGCCGCGCAGGACGCCGCCGCCGAGGCCGGCTGCCTGTTTCCACTGTCGCTCGGCGCCGAGGGGTCGGCCACCATTGGCGGCGTGCTCTCGACCAATGCCGGCGGCAATACGACGGTGCGCTACGGCAATGCCCGCGAACTGATGCTGGGCCTGGAAGTGGTGCTGCCGGACGGGCAGGTCTGGAACGGCCTCCGGCGGCTGCGCAAGGACAATACCGGCTACGCCCTGCGCCAGCTCTTCGTTGGCGCCGAAGGCACGCTCGGCATCATCACCGCCGCGGTGCTGCGCTTGGTCGCGCGTCCGCGCGCGCGGGAGGTCGCCTTCTGCGCGGTTCCGGATCTGGCGGCAGCACTTGGCCTGTTCCGCCGTTTCCGCGATCGCGACGAGGCGAGCCTTCAAGCTTTCGAATATATGTCGGGCACCGGCGTCGGCCTGGTGCTGAAGCACATTCCGGGCACGGCTTTGCCGCTGGCCGAAGCTGCCGATCACTATGTCCTGGTCGACCTTGCCTCGCCCCGTCCCGATGCCGGCCTGCGCACGCTGATCGAGGCCGTGCTCGGCGAGGCGCTCGAGGCTGGCGAGGTCCTGGATGCGGCGATCGCCGAAAGCACGGCTCAGATCCAGGCGCTCTGGCGGCTGCGCGAGGAGCACTCGGAATCGCAGAAGCTCGCCGGCGCGAGCGTCAAGAACGATGTCTCCGTGCCGGTCTCGCGCGTGCCGGATCTGATCCGGCTTGCGACGGCAGCCGCCGAGCGGCTGATGCCCGGCATCCGCGCCGTGCCCTTCGGCCATATGGGCGATGGCAATATCCATATGAACTTCGTCCAGCCCGAGGCCATGGCGCCCGCCGCATTCCTGGCCCGCAGCCACGACCTGATGGATCAGGTCAATGCGGTCGTACGCTCGCTCGACGGCAGCTTCTCCGCCGAACATGGCATTGGCCGGCTGAAGCCGGACATGCTGGCGGATTGGCGGGCCGGCGCGGAATTCGAGCTGATGCAAAGGCTCAAGGCCGCGATCGATCCGGCGGGCCTGATGAACCCTGGCAAGGTCTTCGAAATCCCCCGATCATGA
- a CDS encoding MerR family transcriptional regulator, which translates to MTEKIRTAGLTIGVLARRAATKVPTIRYYETIGLMPEPFRSEGNQRLYDPRHASRLLFIRHARELGFPIDAIRSLLDLADQPERPCEDADRLASEQLEAVRRRIVRLRALESELQRMIESCRRGRAAECRVIETLGNHDLCADDHPGDGESPITR; encoded by the coding sequence ATGACCGAAAAAATTCGAACCGCCGGGCTGACGATCGGCGTCCTCGCGCGTCGCGCGGCGACGAAGGTGCCGACGATCCGCTACTACGAGACGATCGGGCTGATGCCCGAGCCGTTCCGGTCGGAGGGCAATCAACGGCTCTACGACCCCCGCCATGCGAGCCGGCTGCTGTTCATCCGGCACGCCCGCGAGCTTGGTTTTCCGATCGATGCGATACGCTCGCTGCTGGACCTGGCGGACCAGCCCGAGCGGCCTTGCGAGGACGCCGACCGCCTTGCGAGCGAGCAGCTCGAGGCTGTGCGCCGCAGGATCGTGCGGCTCAGGGCGCTCGAGAGTGAGCTCCAACGGATGATCGAAAGCTGTCGGCGTGGTCGTGCCGCCGAATGCCGGGTCATCGAAACCCTCGGCAACCATGACCTCTGCGCGGATGACCACCCGGGCGATGGCGAAAGTCCCATCACGCGATAG
- a CDS encoding FMN-binding negative transcriptional regulator — MYTPPAYREDRLDILHDLMRQWSFATLISSGPDGLLATQLPFLIDANSGKGRLVTHLARANPQCAHLADGREALVVFQGPHAFISPSWYDNRQTFPTWNYTAIHAYGRPVTSDDADVLRALLKRVIARYDTPLGGPWRFEDMPEAAIAPRLKAIIAVEIDIDRLEGKLKLNQDKTPADRAGVIAELEGSDDPVATQTATMMRRLDT, encoded by the coding sequence ATGTACACGCCGCCTGCCTATCGCGAAGACCGGCTCGACATACTGCACGACCTGATGCGGCAATGGAGTTTCGCGACCTTGATCTCGTCGGGACCGGACGGGCTGCTGGCAACACAATTGCCGTTCCTGATCGACGCCAACAGCGGCAAGGGCCGGCTCGTCACCCATCTGGCCCGGGCCAACCCGCAATGCGCTCATCTCGCCGATGGCCGCGAGGCGCTGGTGGTGTTCCAGGGCCCGCACGCCTTCATTTCCCCCAGTTGGTACGACAATCGCCAGACCTTCCCGACCTGGAACTACACGGCGATCCATGCCTATGGGCGGCCCGTCACCAGCGACGATGCTGACGTGCTGCGCGCGCTGTTGAAGCGGGTCATCGCACGCTACGACACCCCGCTCGGCGGGCCGTGGCGGTTCGAGGACATGCCGGAAGCGGCCATTGCGCCCAGGCTGAAGGCGATCATCGCGGTCGAGATCGACATTGACCGGCTGGAAGGCAAACTCAAGCTCAACCAGGACAAGACGCCGGCCGACCGGGCCGGTGTGATCGCCGAACTCGAAGGCAGCGATGACCCTGTCGCCACGCAGACCGCCACCATGATGCGCCGGCTGGACACCTAG
- a CDS encoding dipeptide ABC transporter ATP-binding protein, producing MAQDVLLSLENLSIALPRGADRAFAIEDVSLTVRRNEIVCLVGESGSGKSMTAHAALRLLPQNVEIASGAIRFKGTDIAVAGETTMRSLRGGEISMIFQEPLSALNPLTRVGDQIAEAIVTHTRPVPARTAVDARVLELIGAVGLPEPATLARSFPFQLSGGQRQRVMIAMAMANEPALLLADEPTTALDVTTQRQILALIKQLQTERGMGVLLITHDFGVVADVADRVVVMRHGRVVEEGKVDDVLRRPQHSYTQALIAAVPGGRPLTRPNRKLGTEPLLTAERLGKTFVTRQGLLRPPRRVAAVHDVSLLLRPRETIAVVGESGSGKSTLGRMIMRLIEPDQGAINFDGGDLLTLRGAAMRAVRRKIQIVFQDPFAALDPRQKVGDAVARGPIAYGTPASEAMADARRLLARVGLHESAADRYPHEFSGGQRQRICIARALALKPRVLVADEAVSALDVSVQAHILALLAELREEMDLAMIFITHDLRVAAEIADRIVVMRRGEIVEQGDTQSVFIDPQHAYTRELLEAIPGRRLFAGPGAAQPVAALTA from the coding sequence ATGGCACAGGACGTCCTGCTCTCGCTCGAAAACCTGTCGATTGCGCTGCCTCGCGGCGCCGACCGCGCCTTCGCCATCGAGGACGTCTCGCTGACGGTCCGGCGCAACGAGATCGTCTGCCTCGTCGGCGAATCCGGCTCGGGCAAATCGATGACCGCGCATGCGGCGCTCCGCCTCTTGCCGCAGAATGTCGAGATCGCCTCGGGCGCCATCCGCTTCAAGGGCACCGACATCGCGGTGGCCGGCGAAACAACCATGCGGAGCCTGCGCGGCGGTGAGATCTCGATGATCTTCCAGGAGCCGCTGAGCGCGCTCAATCCGCTGACGCGGGTGGGCGACCAGATTGCCGAAGCCATTGTCACCCACACCCGTCCGGTGCCGGCGCGGACGGCGGTCGATGCCCGCGTGCTGGAGCTGATCGGCGCGGTCGGCCTGCCCGAGCCGGCGACCCTGGCGCGCAGCTTCCCGTTCCAGCTGTCCGGCGGCCAGCGCCAGCGCGTCATGATCGCCATGGCCATGGCCAATGAACCGGCGCTGCTGCTCGCCGACGAGCCGACCACGGCGCTCGACGTGACCACGCAGCGCCAGATATTGGCCCTGATCAAGCAGCTTCAGACCGAGCGCGGCATGGGCGTGCTGCTGATCACCCACGATTTCGGTGTCGTGGCCGATGTCGCCGACCGCGTCGTCGTGATGCGCCACGGCCGCGTCGTCGAGGAGGGCAAGGTCGACGATGTGCTGCGCCGGCCCCAGCACAGCTACACCCAGGCGCTGATCGCCGCCGTACCGGGCGGGCGGCCTTTGACGCGTCCCAACCGCAAGCTCGGGACCGAGCCGCTGCTGACGGCGGAGCGCCTCGGCAAGACATTCGTCACGCGCCAGGGGCTGTTGCGTCCGCCGCGACGGGTCGCGGCCGTGCACGACGTCTCGCTGCTGCTGCGGCCGCGCGAAACGATCGCCGTGGTCGGCGAATCCGGCTCCGGCAAATCGACGCTCGGGCGGATGATCATGCGCCTGATCGAGCCGGACCAGGGCGCGATCAATTTCGACGGCGGCGATCTCCTGACGCTGCGCGGCGCCGCCATGCGTGCGGTCAGGCGCAAGATCCAGATCGTCTTCCAGGACCCGTTCGCCGCGCTCGATCCGCGCCAGAAGGTCGGCGATGCGGTAGCGCGCGGCCCGATAGCCTATGGCACGCCGGCAAGCGAAGCCATGGCGGATGCCCGGCGCCTGCTGGCGCGTGTCGGCCTGCATGAGAGCGCCGCCGATCGCTATCCGCACGAATTCTCCGGTGGCCAGCGCCAGCGCATCTGCATTGCCCGGGCCTTGGCGCTGAAACCACGCGTGCTGGTCGCCGACGAAGCCGTCTCCGCGCTCGATGTTTCGGTGCAGGCCCATATCCTGGCGCTGCTTGCCGAACTGCGCGAGGAAATGGATCTCGCGATGATCTTCATCACCCACGACCTCCGGGTCGCCGCCGAGATCGCCGACCGCATCGTGGTGATGCGCCGTGGCGAGATCGTCGAGCAGGGCGATACCCAGTCGGTCTTCATCGATCCGCAGCATGCCTATACCCGCGAATTGCTGGAGGCGATCCCCGGCCGTCGCCTGTTCGCGGGTCCCGGCGCGGCCCAACCGGTGGCCGCGCTCACCGCCTGA
- a CDS encoding aspartate/glutamate racemase family protein: MTAHLSPPATAVSAPRIARGGKAIYGAPLGILMLEAKFPRIPGDMGNGTTWPFPVLYRVVSGASPEKVVLKGAAGLLPDFIDAAKDLVRLGAEAITTNCGFLSLFQKEIAAAVGVPVATSSLMQVPWVQATLPPGKRVGLVTVSGSTLTPAHLEGAGVPLDTPLVGTENGKEFFRVLIKAEKQDMDIALAEADVVEAGKALVAKNPDVGAIVLECTNMPPYAAALQAAVGIPVYDIYSMITWFHAGLRPRAFA; this comes from the coding sequence ATGACCGCGCATCTCAGCCCTCCCGCGACCGCCGTTTCGGCTCCCCGCATCGCTCGCGGCGGCAAGGCCATCTATGGCGCACCGCTCGGCATCCTGATGCTGGAGGCGAAGTTCCCGCGCATTCCCGGCGACATGGGCAATGGCACGACCTGGCCGTTTCCGGTGCTCTACCGGGTGGTCTCCGGCGCCAGCCCGGAAAAGGTGGTGCTCAAGGGCGCGGCCGGCCTGCTGCCGGATTTCATCGACGCCGCCAAGGACCTGGTCCGGCTCGGTGCCGAGGCGATCACCACCAATTGCGGCTTCCTGTCGCTGTTCCAGAAGGAGATCGCTGCCGCCGTCGGCGTGCCGGTCGCCACCTCGTCGCTGATGCAGGTGCCGTGGGTGCAGGCGACACTTCCGCCCGGCAAACGCGTCGGCCTGGTGACAGTGTCGGGCTCGACCTTGACGCCGGCGCATCTGGAGGGGGCCGGCGTGCCGCTCGACACGCCGCTGGTCGGCACCGAGAACGGCAAGGAATTCTTCCGCGTGCTGATCAAGGCCGAGAAGCAGGACATGGACATCGCGCTGGCCGAAGCGGACGTGGTCGAGGCCGGCAAGGCGCTGGTGGCCAAAAATCCCGATGTCGGGGCCATCGTGCTCGAATGCACCAACATGCCGCCCTATGCCGCGGCGCTCCAGGCAGCCGTCGGCATTCCCGTCTATGACATCTATTCGATGATCACCTGGTTCCACGCGGGCCTGCGCCCCCGCGCGTTTGCCTGA
- a CDS encoding cation diffusion facilitator family transporter produces the protein MGTGHDHGARTQNQTRLTVALVLTSIFLVAEVVGGILTNSLALLSDAAHMFTDAVGLAIALMAIRIARRPADRQRTYGYYRFEILAAAFNAVLLFLVALYILYEAWQRFATPPEVQSLPMLAIAVLGLIVNMISMRLLAGGKDASLNIKGAYLEVWSDFLGSLGVILGGLIIWLTNWTWVDTVIAVLIGLWVLPRTWILLRESVDVLLQAAPAGIDVAVVEQDLLALEGVAGVHDLHVWSLTSGRNVVTAHIVAKTPADGMIALRKRVEKLLEQRYDLHLSTIQIEDETGHAD, from the coding sequence ATGGGAACCGGCCATGACCATGGCGCCCGCACGCAGAACCAGACGCGGCTGACCGTCGCGCTCGTGCTGACCTCGATCTTCCTGGTTGCCGAGGTGGTCGGCGGCATCCTGACCAACAGCCTCGCACTGCTGTCGGATGCGGCCCATATGTTCACCGACGCCGTCGGGCTGGCCATCGCGCTGATGGCGATCCGCATCGCCCGCCGGCCGGCGGACCGGCAGCGGACCTATGGCTATTACCGGTTTGAAATCCTGGCCGCGGCGTTCAATGCGGTCCTGTTGTTCCTGGTTGCGCTCTACATCCTCTATGAGGCCTGGCAGCGCTTCGCCACGCCGCCCGAAGTCCAGTCCCTGCCGATGCTCGCCATCGCGGTGCTTGGCCTGATCGTCAACATGATCAGCATGCGCCTGCTGGCCGGCGGCAAGGACGCGAGCCTCAACATCAAGGGCGCCTATCTGGAAGTGTGGAGCGATTTTCTCGGTTCGCTCGGCGTCATCCTCGGCGGGCTGATCATCTGGCTGACCAACTGGACCTGGGTCGACACGGTCATCGCCGTGCTGATCGGCCTGTGGGTGCTGCCGCGCACCTGGATCCTGCTGCGCGAAAGTGTCGATGTGCTGCTGCAGGCGGCGCCAGCGGGCATCGACGTGGCGGTGGTCGAACAGGACCTCCTGGCGCTCGAGGGTGTCGCCGGCGTCCATGACCTGCATGTCTGGTCGCTGACCAGCGGCCGGAACGTCGTCACCGCCCATATCGTGGCCAAGACACCGGCTGACGGAATGATCGCTTTGCGCAAGCGCGTCGAGAAGCTCCTCGAGCAGCGCTACGACCTGCATCTCTCGACCATCCAGATCGAGGACGAAACCGGCCATGCCGATTGA
- a CDS encoding ABC transporter permease, with amino-acid sequence MDTLKAFVRHPSGMIGLIILAVIVTLAALAPVLYPDDPWDMIGRPFAPPFSDGFVLGSDTLGRDVAAGIVHGTRVSLTIGVASTLAAVLIGVLIGAISGYCGGMVDDALMRLTELFQTIPGFILAILLVATLGPSLVNVIFAIGAVSWPPLARLTRAEFLRLRHREFVQAAACQGQSPLAVVLRHILPNAISPIIVTGSLTIATAILIESALSFMGLGDPNLMSWGFMVGASRTVIRQAWWMSVFPGVAILLTVLAINLLGEGLNDTLNPRISRGGRH; translated from the coding sequence ATGGACACGCTCAAAGCATTCGTCCGCCACCCGAGCGGCATGATCGGCCTGATCATCCTGGCGGTGATCGTCACGCTGGCCGCGCTCGCGCCGGTGCTCTATCCCGACGATCCCTGGGACATGATCGGCCGGCCGTTCGCGCCGCCGTTCAGCGACGGCTTCGTACTCGGCTCCGACACGCTCGGCCGCGACGTCGCCGCCGGCATCGTCCACGGCACGCGCGTCTCCTTGACCATTGGCGTCGCCTCGACGCTCGCAGCCGTGCTGATCGGCGTGCTGATCGGCGCGATCTCCGGCTATTGCGGCGGCATGGTCGACGACGCGCTGATGCGCCTCACCGAACTGTTCCAGACCATTCCCGGCTTCATCCTGGCGATCCTGCTGGTCGCAACCCTCGGGCCGTCGCTGGTCAACGTCATCTTCGCCATCGGCGCCGTCAGCTGGCCGCCGCTGGCACGGCTGACACGCGCCGAATTCCTGAGATTGCGCCACCGCGAATTCGTCCAGGCCGCCGCCTGCCAGGGCCAGTCGCCCCTGGCGGTGGTGCTGCGCCACATCCTGCCGAACGCGATCTCGCCGATCATCGTCACGGGGTCGCTGACGATCGCCACCGCCATCCTGATCGAGAGCGCCTTGAGCTTCATGGGCCTCGGCGATCCCAACCTGATGTCCTGGGGCTTCATGGTCGGCGCCTCGCGCACGGTGATCCGGCAGGCCTGGTGGATGAGCGTCTTTCCCGGCGTCGCGATCCTCCTGACCGTGCTCGCGATCAACCTGCTCGGCGAAGGATTGAACGACACGTTGAACCCGCGCATTTCCCGCGGAGGGCGGCACTGA
- a CDS encoding VOC family protein, with product MSAGLHHVTLITGRAQANVDFYAGFLGLRLVKRTGGFEDATQLHLFYGDAEGTPGSLVTFLVWEDGAPGRVGLGQFAELALAIPSASIGFWLTRAMGQGVKVAGPTREFGEPVLRLTDPDGATIKLVGVDALEAAAPLASQAVPAEHAVRRLRGATILSDQADETQAFLAAHLGYRETARQDGLIRLASPAGDTLDLRDATGFWPGAGGPGTIDHLAFRTADLDSLRQALRLLQDEGRETSPVKDRRYFTSVYWREPGGALCERATDGPGMAVDEATDHLGETLFVPSETAEAVKLQLPDIALPGEPRERRIDLAFVHRLKRPADPDGSTIVVLHGTGGNETDLMPLAHRIAPRATLLGFRGRSTEDGSLRWFRRFGPDAFDQSDIVAEATAFAATLPEALAFHGLDPGTTTVLGYSNGANFAAATMLLHPGVIRSAVLLRAVQVLEAPPAADLTGARILTVTGNADPFARDADGFDDLLRSTGAVVERRRLAAGHELTAWDVQVVQDWLAGPAAR from the coding sequence ATGTCGGCCGGGCTGCATCACGTCACGCTGATCACCGGCCGGGCCCAGGCCAATGTCGATTTTTATGCCGGCTTTCTCGGCCTGCGCCTGGTCAAGCGGACCGGCGGCTTCGAGGATGCGACGCAGTTGCACCTGTTCTACGGCGATGCCGAGGGCACGCCGGGATCGCTGGTCACCTTCCTGGTCTGGGAAGACGGCGCGCCGGGCAGGGTCGGCCTCGGCCAGTTCGCCGAACTGGCGCTGGCGATCCCCTCCGCCAGCATCGGCTTCTGGCTGACGCGGGCGATGGGCCAGGGCGTCAAGGTTGCCGGACCGACGCGTGAATTTGGCGAGCCGGTGTTGCGCCTGACCGATCCGGACGGGGCGACGATCAAGCTGGTCGGCGTCGATGCGCTCGAAGCCGCCGCGCCATTGGCGAGCCAGGCCGTGCCGGCCGAACACGCGGTCCGCCGCCTGCGCGGCGCCACGATCCTCTCCGATCAGGCTGACGAGACCCAGGCCTTCCTGGCCGCGCATCTGGGTTACCGCGAGACGGCAAGGCAGGACGGCCTCATCCGCCTGGCGTCACCGGCCGGCGATACGCTCGACCTGCGCGACGCCACGGGCTTCTGGCCCGGCGCCGGCGGGCCGGGCACGATCGACCACCTGGCGTTCCGCACGGCCGATCTGGACAGCTTGCGCCAGGCGCTTCGTTTGCTCCAGGACGAGGGACGCGAGACCAGCCCGGTCAAGGACCGGCGCTATTTCACCTCGGTCTATTGGCGCGAGCCGGGCGGCGCCTTGTGCGAAAGGGCGACCGATGGACCGGGCATGGCCGTCGACGAGGCGACCGACCATCTCGGCGAGACGCTGTTCGTGCCGTCGGAAACGGCGGAAGCGGTCAAGCTGCAACTGCCTGACATCGCGCTGCCCGGCGAGCCGCGCGAGCGGCGGATCGATCTCGCCTTCGTGCATCGTTTGAAACGGCCCGCCGATCCGGATGGCAGCACCATCGTTGTCCTGCACGGCACCGGCGGCAATGAGACGGACTTGATGCCGCTCGCCCATCGGATCGCGCCCCGCGCGACGCTTCTGGGGTTTCGCGGCCGGAGCACCGAGGACGGTTCGCTGCGATGGTTCCGCCGGTTCGGCCCGGACGCATTCGATCAGAGCGATATCGTCGCGGAAGCCACGGCCTTCGCCGCAACCTTGCCCGAGGCGCTTGCCTTCCATGGGCTCGACCCCGGCACAACCACGGTGCTCGGCTATTCCAATGGCGCCAATTTCGCCGCGGCGACCATGCTTTTGCATCCCGGTGTCATCCGCTCAGCGGTCCTGCTGCGCGCCGTGCAGGTCCTGGAGGCGCCGCCCGCCGCCGACCTGACCGGAGCCAGGATCCTGACAGTGACCGGCAATGCCGATCCGTTTGCGCGCGACGCCGATGGCTTCGATGACCTGTTGCGGAGCACCGGCGCCGTGGTCGAGCGACGGCGTCTTGCCGCCGGCCACGAACTGACCGCTTGGGATGTGCAGGTGGTGCAGGACTGGCTGGCCGGCCCGGCGGCGCGCTAG
- a CDS encoding invasion associated locus B family protein has translation MTKPLVAFVLTTATILGVAAFGTLPVRAQAAPPAAAPAAAPVASTLPGGASSLQETYQDWQVACLQQGAGKRCALSQQQADPQSRQRVLAIELTTVADKAEGVLVLPFGLALDKGVTLQIDDGPVGQPLRFRTCLPAGCLVPLSFDARAVATLRRGTAIKAKVTTDDGRETTFSISLKGLAPALDRTAVLLR, from the coding sequence ATGACCAAGCCCCTTGTCGCCTTTGTCCTGACCACCGCGACCATCCTTGGCGTGGCGGCCTTCGGTACCCTGCCCGTGCGGGCTCAGGCAGCGCCCCCGGCGGCAGCGCCGGCCGCCGCGCCGGTCGCTTCGACCTTGCCGGGCGGCGCCTCGTCGCTGCAGGAGACCTATCAGGACTGGCAGGTTGCCTGCCTGCAGCAGGGCGCCGGCAAGCGTTGCGCCCTGTCGCAGCAGCAGGCCGACCCGCAGAGCCGGCAGCGTGTGCTGGCGATCGAGCTGACCACGGTCGCCGACAAGGCGGAAGGCGTGCTGGTGCTGCCTTTCGGCCTGGCGCTCGACAAGGGCGTGACCTTGCAGATCGACGATGGCCCGGTCGGCCAGCCGCTCCGGTTCCGCACCTGCCTGCCGGCCGGCTGCCTGGTGCCGCTGTCGTTCGACGCGCGGGCGGTCGCCACGCTGCGCCGCGGCACAGCGATCAAGGCGAAAGTCACCACCGACGACGGCCGCGAAACCACGTTCTCGATCTCGTTGAAGGGCCTGGCGCCGGCCCTCGACCGGACCGCCGTACTGCTGCGCTGA
- a CDS encoding GntR family transcriptional regulator, with amino-acid sequence MEINSDSVVDRVYEQLKAMAVSYEFKPGERLNEGDIAKRLGVSRTPLREALNRLNTEGFLRFTPGKGFFCRELDAHEIFDLYELRKSIELASARLAIRRAKDSDIDALLAFLDATGPDPGERSAIELVELDEAFHERLMAMSNNAEMLRVLRNVNARIRFVRWIDMDRLNRSNTQAEHRAALLAVKARDEAACVSVLEKHIDRRLDQITSAIKEGYAQIYMATARAVTG; translated from the coding sequence GTGGAGATCAACTCCGACAGCGTTGTCGATCGGGTCTATGAACAGCTCAAGGCCATGGCGGTGAGCTATGAGTTCAAGCCCGGCGAGCGGCTCAACGAGGGCGATATCGCCAAGCGCCTCGGGGTCAGCCGCACGCCGCTGCGCGAGGCGCTGAACCGGCTGAACACCGAGGGTTTCCTGCGCTTCACGCCGGGCAAGGGTTTCTTCTGCCGCGAGCTCGATGCCCATGAGATCTTCGACCTCTACGAATTGCGGAAATCCATAGAGCTGGCATCCGCGCGGCTGGCGATCCGGCGCGCCAAGGACAGCGATATCGACGCGCTGCTGGCCTTTCTCGACGCCACCGGTCCAGATCCGGGCGAGCGCAGCGCGATCGAACTCGTTGAACTGGACGAGGCCTTTCACGAGCGGCTGATGGCCATGTCGAACAATGCCGAGATGCTGCGCGTGCTGCGCAACGTCAACGCCCGCATCCGTTTCGTTCGCTGGATCGACATGGACCGGCTCAACCGCTCCAACACCCAGGCCGAACATCGCGCCGCTTTGCTGGCCGTCAAGGCACGTGACGAGGCGGCCTGCGTCTCGGTGCTGGAGAAACATATCGACCGTCGCCTCGATCAGATCACCTCGGCGATCAAGGAGGGGTATGCCCAGATCTATATGGCGACGGCGCGCGCCGTGACGGGTTAG